Proteins encoded within one genomic window of Entelurus aequoreus isolate RoL-2023_Sb linkage group LG26, RoL_Eaeq_v1.1, whole genome shotgun sequence:
- the tgm5l gene encoding transglutaminase 5, like, whose protein sequence is MHKVDLEISENLERHRTAGFSGSKTLVVRRGDPFKVSLPLGTRPYDPSTDTLWVKVLLGRLYVLMPVTLSTKFSLCRWGAFMDPDSLNPNNLTIFISAPASASVGQYKFKLWVFAKGKTTVCAVGKFILLCNPWCQADSVYIPFEDQREEYIHNDSCLLFMGTAKNIVSRPWSLDQFEPYVLEACLNLLNVSPHHQHNRRKDYLNRSNPVYISRVVSAMINCEDDRGVLKGNWSEDFDDGVHPSKWTGSSDILRRWAKSGYHPIKYGQCWVYAAVMCTVMRVLGIPCRVVTNFNSAHDTNGNLVIEEFYSETGQKLKSTKDSIWNFHVWVECWMTRKDLEGDLDGWQILDPTPQKRSGGVFCCGPAPAKAIKERRVDLFYDIPFVYAEVNADVHTLVVSKGRVVSRSVDKDRVGPLICTKAVGLPRMQNVTGDYKHVKSLTSTMSSNRSSMSSNRSSVSENSTPRRGTKRLAALLTLDKTPVAGTSILFALKVVNRQSAAKMMKVHLNAQTKEYNNSPSETFWEAHKVIELAPLEVKVLKQQILPFQYEDVVGDNLVNLAAVLEDMVTQERVLAFEEFNIANPQLVIEIEGGETVAVNKEQAASVTFTNPFCHPVSGLLSVSGSSLIKGHANFRMFSLRPGGSGKQRINFLPSMKGTKMLQASLTLSNKTTITGFKMVTVRHV, encoded by the exons GCCGCCTCTACGTGCTCATGCCTGTCACTTTATCCACAAAGTTCTCTTTGTGCCGTTGGGGGGCCTTTATGGACCCTGACAGCCTGAACCCCAACAACCTCACAATATTTATTTCGGCCCCCGCCTCAGCCTCGGTGGGCCAATACAAATTTAAGCTGTGGGTGTTCGCCAAAGGCAAGACTACGGTTTGTGCTGTGGGCAAATTCATCCTGCTATGCAACCCCTGGTGTCAAG CGGATTCAGTCTACATTCCCTTTGAGGACCAGAGAGAAGAATACATCCACAATGACTCCTGTTTGCTTTTCATGGGGACGGCTAAGAACATCGTGTCCAGACCGTGGTCCTTAGACCAG TTCGAGCCCTACGTTCTGGAGGCGTGTCTCAACCTGCTGAATGTCAGCCCTCACCACCAACACAATAGAAGGAAGGACTACCTGAACAGGAGCAACCCAGTCTACATCAGCCGGGTGGTGTCTGCCATG ATCAACTGTGAGGACGACCGCGGAGTGCTGAAAGGCAATTGGTCAGAGGACTTCGACGACGGAGTCCATCCGTCCAAGTGGACCGGGAGCAGCGACATCTTGAGGCGTTGGGCCAAGTCGGGTTACCACCCGATCAAGTACGGCCAGTGTTGGGTGTACGCTGCCGTCATGTGCACGG TCATGCGAGTCCTTGGCATTCCTTGTCGCGTCGTCACCAATTTCAACTCGGCTCACGACACCAACGGCAACCTGGTCATCGAGGAATTCTACAGTGAAACAGGCCAGAAGCTGAAGAGCACCAAAGACTCCATATG GAACTTCCACGTGTGGGTGGAGTGTTGGATGACCCGAAAAGATTTGGAAGGTGACTTGGACGGCTGGCAGATTTTGGATCCAACCCCCCAGAAGAGAAGCGGAG GAGTGTTCTGTTGCGGTCCCGCTCCCGCCAAGGCCATCAAGGAGCGACGCGTCGACCTCTTCTACGACATTCCCTTTGTGTACGCTGAGGTGAACGCCGACGTCCACACGTTGGTGGTGAGCAAGGGTCGCGTCGTGAGCCGCAGCGTGGACAAGGACAGAGTGGGACCTCTAATCTGCACTAAAGCGGTGGGCTTACCCAGGATGCAGAACGTCACCGGAGACTACAAACACGTCAAAA GCCTGACGTCAACCATGTCGTCGAACCGTTCCTCCATGTCGTCAAACCGTTCCTCCGTGTCCGAGAACTCCACGCCAAGAAGAGGCACAA AGAGGTTGGCCGCGCTTCTGACGCTGGATAAAACCCCCGTGGCCGGGACGTCCATCCTCTTCGCTTTGAAAGTTGTCAACAGGCAGAGCGCGGCGAAGATGATGAAGGTCCACCTCAACGCTCAGACCAAAGAGTACAACAACAGCCCCTCGGAGACCTTCTGGGAGGCTCACAAGGTCATAGAGCTGGCACCTTTGGAAG TTAAGGTCCTGAAGCAGCAGATTCTCCCGTTCCAGTACGAGGACGTGGTGGGGGACAACCTGGTCAACCTGGCTGCGGTTTTGGAGGACATGGTCACTCAGGAGCGCGTGCTGGCCTTTGAGGAGTTCAACATCGCCAACCCACAGCTTGTCATCGAG ATCGAAGGCGGAGAGACCGTGGCGGTGAACAAAGAGCAAGCAGCCAGCGTTACGTTCACCAATCCCTTTTGTCACCCCGTAAGCGGCTTGTTGAGCGTGTCTGGCAGCAGCCTCATCAAAGGTCACGCCAACTTCAG GATGTTCTCGCTGCGTCCAGGAGGAAGTGGAAAGCAACGCATCAACTTCCTCCCCAGCATGAAAGGGACAAAGATGCTTCAGGCCTCCCTGACTCTCTCTAACAAGACGACCATCACAGGATTCAAGATGGTCACCGTCCGCCATGTTTAG